TCTGAAATATCGTATCCATTGTCATCCTGTGGCGAACGATACACCGGTGAGAGCCAGATTGCATCTATTCCAAGTTTTTTCAAATAATCCAATCTGCTGATAATTCCTGGAATATCACCGATTCCATCTCCATCCGAATCTTGAAAGCTTTTCGGATAAATCTGATATACAACTGCATTTTTCCACCATTTATTCTTATTTCTCATACTCATTCTCGATATCTCTCCGGCAGATTTTCTGATTCTACCGGGATATACTCTCCTTTCTAACCATATACCTGGCTTATTTTTTTCTATATTTTAACGGAGAAACTCCATATGTTTTTTTGAAGCTTCTGATAAAATAGCTTACATTCTGATATCCACTCTGCATTGCAATCTCTGTAACAGGAATATCCGTATCTTGTAACAGCTGTTTTGCATGCTCTAACCTTAAATGTGTTATATATTGCGAAAGGGTAATATGAAAATGTTCCTTAAAATATCGCGATATATATTTTTCCGAAAGATGAAACTGCTCACTAAATTCTTTTAATGATATCTTTTCCATAAAATTCTGCTGTATATATGAAATCATTTCTTTTTCTACAGTATTTCTCCCGCTTTTATCATTTTCGATTACAAAGCCCTTCTCCCACATTTCAAGAATAAACTGTAAAAGAATTATTTTTGTTTTTATCTGAGCAGTTATTGGGGACTCAGTTTTCTTGTTTTTTGCCATATATATTTCAACCAACTGCTCACATAGTTCTTTTGCTGTATCTTTTACTCTTGGCCTTATCATCAGATGACCATTTTTTAACGGCTCCAGTAATTTATCATCCAACATGTCATTTATGCAAAAAGATATGTATTTTAATGGAAAAAGGAAAGTAAAATAATCCACTGTACCAGTCTGTGAACCCATAAAATGCAGATTGCCCGGCGACACTACAAAAGCATCCCCGGGGGTTCCAATATAATTTTCTCCTGATATACTTACAGTCAAAAAACCACTTTTTACATATATAATTTCCAGTTCATCATGCCAATGAACCGGTATCTGAAATGATCGTCCTTCATTTTTTATATGATATGTACTAAACGGATCATCCTTTGTACCATGTGGTTTATTTTCCTTTAATTCAAAGTACATACTCTCTCCTATACTTCTACAAGACCTTTACTCTTCCATTTTCCACTCTTCCATCTAAGTACCATTCCCACTGCTCTCGCACATTCGTCACCTGCCATAGCAATATATGCTCCTACAGCCAGAAGTCCCATGTGTATTCCGAGAAAATAGGCTCCGCCAACTGCAAACAAATACATAAATATCGCACCTAATATAACCGGAAAAAATGCGTCTCCGCTCGTTTTTAACGCCTGCCCATATACAAGGTTTGTTACCCTTCCAAGTTCAAGAAATATATCTACTATTAACAACTTTACCACAAGATTTATCATCTGTATATCATCCGTAAATATATGCACGATAAAATGTCCGGTAAATGCAAAGGTCACGGAAAAGCATGTCGCTGTGATGATACCATATATCGCAGCTTTTCTCGTTCCCCTGTTACATTCCTCAAACTCTTTTGCTCCAATTCTCCAGCCGGTCATAATTGCATTTGCCTGAGCAAGGGCAGCTCCCACGCAATACGAGAAATTTGCAATCTGTATCGCATATGAACGCGCTGTAACATTCATTCCATCCACATCCATCTGATTCATAAAACGCACTATAAATGTCATTGCGATATTGTAAAGTGCTGTTTCAAACGCAGAAGGAAAACCAATCTTAACAATCTGTGCAAATATCTTTCTTGATGTAATTCGCTCAGGACTCTGCTTTGCTTTTATAAGTACAGCCCCCATGCCGGCTACAATAATAAGATTTACAACTCTCGAAATAACCGTGGCAACAGCAACTCCCATCACACCCCAGTTGAATGCAAATAAAAATACTGAATTAAGTATTATATTGAGAACATTTCCAACAACAGTTCCTATCAAAGAATGTTTTGTATATCCAAACACTCTCAAATAACTGGAGAAAATAGGAATCAGTGCATTTAAAAAACATGCGCCACCAACAATTCTAAGATATATTTCAGCCGGCTCAAGCAAAGCCGGAGCAATACTTACGATTCGAAGTATCCCACCAGAAAAAGCAGCAAGAACGACAGACATTACGATACCTATCAATGCGTTGAATATAAGTCCAAGTTGCCTTGCCTGATATGCTATCCCCGGTCTTCCGGCTCCGATATTTTGTGACATAACAGCTATCATACCCGACGATATTACTCCAAACATAATAATAAAAACACCTATATATGTATTTGCTGTTCCCACTGCTCCTACAGCCTGATCACTTACAGATGATAGCATAAGCGTATCAACCATACCTGAAAGCATATAAAATAAAGTTTCTAAGCATATTGGCACAGATAGCTGTGTTAATGTTTTTCTTTCCGCTGCCATAGTTTTTCTCCTCACATACAATTCAAGAATATCATATCAATAATACGATATATTTCTATGTAATTCTTGTATAATATCATGTGAAAATTGCACTATTTCTACTTTATCTTAAAGAGCACTGGGTGCGAACTAAATTGATTACTCATGCTTACAAGGATTTGCAAATCAGGATAACTTTTTCCCGTTTCCCTTAATTAAAGATATTGTTGGGTAAAAAAGAAAGGTCAGTCGATTTTGCCGATGAAGCGGTAGTAGATTTCTACTTCCTGCTCACGACTTCCGTCCTCGCCCTTGACAGCTTCGTGGACGGTTATTTTTTCAATTAGAGTGTTCAGAAGTTCGGCGGTCAGCTCCACAGGGTTGACATACTGTTTCATCAGGGCAATCCACTTTTCAGCATCCGCTGCGGTCTGTACGGCGGCTTCCATCGTTTCGTGAAGCTGCCGGATTTTTGTTTCAAGCTCCTTTTGCTCGTTCTGGTACTTCTTGGACAGCATATTGAAGTTATACTCGGTTATGCGTCCGGCAGACCAGTCCTCATACATTTTAGCAAACAGCCCGTCAACCTCGGCTTTACGCTTCGCTGCCTTTTTCAGCTCCGCAGCCTGCTTTTTCTTCGCAGAGTTTCTTTCCCTGTCGCTGGCATTGAGCAACCGTTTCAGCAGCTTGTCCTCGTCTTTCTGTACCTGCATAGACCAGTATTGCAGTCTTGCAAGCACATAGGCGTACAGTACATCATAGCGGATATAGTGCATGGAACACTGGCGTAATCCCTGTCCGTACTTACTGCAATGGTAGTGTGCATAGGGATTTTTGTTCTGGCTGTTTACGCCATAAGCCAATGACCATCCGCAGTCCGCACATTTTACCAGCCCGGAAAATATCTGCGTTGTGCCATTCTTCTGTCGCCTGCGTCTGCTTGCAATCAGCTCCTGAACTTTTTGGAACACTTCTTCAGAAATAATGGCTTCGTGGGTATTTTCCACACGATACCATTCTTCCTGCGGCTTCCGCACTTTTTTCTTGTTCTTGAATGAAATGTTGCTCTGCTTGTTGTGAACGCTGTGACCGATGTAGGTTTCCTCTTTCAAAATGCTCTTGACCTGTGCAATCGTCCACGCATAGGCTTTTTCTGCGGGCGCACCGGCATAGATATTGGCGAAAGTCCCGTATCTTTCATAGTTCAGCCAGCCGGGGGTAGGTACTTTTTCCTCCACCAGAATCCGTGTAATGCTGGCGGCTCCACGCCCGTGTACGGCAAGGTCAAAAATCTTCTCTACAATCCAGCGTGTTTCCGGGTCAATCAGAAGATGACCTTTTTTGTCCGGGTCTTTTACATAGCCCAGCGGTGCATAGGCTCCATAGTGTGCGCCATTGGCAAATCTTGTGTGCATGGCAGCCTTGACCTTTTTGCTGGTCTGTCGGGCGTGCATTTCATTCAGGATGTTTAAGAACGGGGCAAGCTCGCTTTCTCCGTTGATGGTGTCCACATTGTCATTGATGGCAATGTAGCGTACTCCCTTGCTGGGAAAATAGATTTCCGTGTACTGACCGGTCAGGATATAGTTTCTTCCCAGACGGGATAAGTCCTTTGTGACAACGCAGTTGATTTTCCCGTCCTCGATGTCATCAATCATCCTTTGGAAACTTGGACGCTCGAAATTTGTCCCGCTCCATCCGTCGTCAATGTACTCGTCTACAACGGTCAGCCCATGCTCGGCGGCATACTGTCTAAGCATCATTCGCTGGGTCTGGATACTGCCGCTTTCTCCCTGTAATTCATCGTCACGGCTCAATCTCAAATATAGTGCAGTGTTATAAATCGTTGTATTGTATGGTTGTTTCACGGTTAAAAATCCTCCTTCTAAAAGAAACAACCCACGCTTATACAATACTCGCTGATACAAGTATATCATAAGCGTGGGCTGATTGACAGTCGTTATTCCGTATTTTTTCAGGAAGCGGCGGCAGCGTGCTGGATCACATCTTCCAGCAGGCTGTCAAGCGGCTTCCCATCCTGTGCGAAATGCTCCGATACCTTGATACGGACTTTCCCCATGACAAAATACTGGGTGCCGTCTTTTTCGGTAAGCAGGGTGCCGCTATTTTTGTTATTGCTCTCGTTTTTGTTTTTTGCCATAGGCAGTTACCTCCATAAATGAAATATGCCCGACAAGGGAATGTCAGGCAGGTGTACAGCCGCGGACTGTCTCCATGTCAACCAAACCGTGTCAACCAGCAGAAAAGACTTTGAAAACAATCCACAGGCGCTCTATTATTACTTTTTACTTTTTCTTTGATTTCTTGGTTGACATGGTTGACAAAGGAGAGAAATGCCCCCAATATCAGGCTTTTCCCCGTCAACCGGCTGTCAACCGAAGCGTCAACCAAACTGTTAACCGGTAGCTTTTCAGAATGGCAGTTCCATTTGCCGGGCTTCTTCTTCCGTGATTTCCTGAAAACCGTCCCCCTCCGGCGGGGCTTGGTTGACACGCTCCCAGCCTTTTTGAGAACCGTATTTCTTATACCGCTTCGGGCTTTTGTAGGCTGCCCAGCCCTGTATGATGCCGCCCGCAATGCCGGTATTCATAATCTCGCAGATTGCCCGTGTCTCCCAGTCTGCCGGGGAATTTAAGTTCCCCAGCGCTTCCTCATAAAGCTGCTTGGAGCATACCCTGTCGCCGGTGTAGTCCTCCAAATAGGCGTAGATCATGCCAGCCTGTGTGTCCTCCTGCATGAAGTCCTGCTGGTGGGCGTTCAGGTATCGGTTCATTTCTATGCTGAATGACAGCTTATACTTCCCACTGCGGTAAACCGTCATGGCTTCCGCCCACATCTGTTCGATATATGCCCTCGCTGCCGCTTCATCGTCCAGTATGTGAACCTCCGTCCGTTCCGGGTACACCGTCACAGGGAGAAAGCGCCGGTTGCCAGTGCGGTCACGGGGCAAAAAGTCCTGCCGGTTGGTCGTCCCTCCAAATACACATTGCCGCAGCCGGTCTGCCGGATGTGTCTCATACGGCACTTTGTAGGTTTCTTTCTGGCGGCTTAAGAATGACTTGATTTCCTCAATACTCTTGGCGTTGGCTGTGGCAATCATCTCCGACATCTCGATAATCCAATGCCCTTGCAGCTTGCGGTACACATTTTCATCGTCCAGCTTCTTCAAATCGTCTGAAAACCATTCGTCCCTGCCTGCCAGCAGCCGGAAAAAGGTAGATTTCCCGGCTCCCTGACCACCAACCAGACAGAGCATGACCTCAAACTTGCTCCCCGGTCTGAATACCCGCCGGATGGCTCCCATCAGGAACAGTTTCAAGGCTTCATAGGTGTATTCGTCCGTATCGGCTCCCAGAAAGTGATGCAGGGCGTAACGGATGCGCTCTGTGCCGTCCCATTGCAGGCTGTTCAGGTAATCCCTGACCGGATGGTAGCGGTTTTCATTGGCAACAATCTTGATGGCGCTCTGCACCTTTTTCTCGCTGGTAAGCCCGTAGTTTTCTTCCAGATACAGAAGCAGGTAGTTCATATCCATGTCGGTTAGCGTAGCGCTGGTGCGCTCCCAGCCCAGCGGCTTCACAATATCGACCTGCTCCGTCAAAAGGTTCAGGCGCAGCGCCCCGCGAAACAGCGGGTCACGCTGGAACACCGTCAGGCAGTTTCGGATGCTGTTCTTCACGCCGCCTTTCTGCGTCCCCTCTAACGTCTCCCGGATTTCTGCCGGTGTCTGCGCCGGTTCCATTGTGTCCATCGTCCTTTTGACCGCTTCCTGCGTTTCCGGCGGCAAGCTCTGAAATTCGCTGTTCAAGCCGCAGCACCTCCTTTCCCTGTGCGGCGATCAATGCCGCTTTTTCTTCTATTTCTCCGTATAACAAAATATCCAAAAGGTATTCTGTGTAGCTTATCCTCTGCAACGCTTCCACAAAAAGAGGATGCCAGATGGCATCCTGCGGCTGTGGGGCGTATGCTGTTTTCCAATGCTCCAGCAGGCGCAGATAATCGCATAGCACCCGGAAACAATACCGTTCCGTTTCCTTAAATCTCTGCTCCGCTGATTTTTGTCGGGGCTGTGACCTGTTGTGACGCTTCCTATCTGGCGGTGCATTGCCGGATTTCTCATAGGAAACGCCGAAGTCCTCCGCAAGTCTGACCGCAGCTTCCCGTTTCCCCAATCCATGTAGCAAAGCGGCAAAGTCGATCACATC
The sequence above is drawn from the Coprococcus comes ATCC 27758 genome and encodes:
- a CDS encoding MATE family efflux transporter, encoding MAAERKTLTQLSVPICLETLFYMLSGMVDTLMLSSVSDQAVGAVGTANTYIGVFIIMFGVISSGMIAVMSQNIGAGRPGIAYQARQLGLIFNALIGIVMSVVLAAFSGGILRIVSIAPALLEPAEIYLRIVGGACFLNALIPIFSSYLRVFGYTKHSLIGTVVGNVLNIILNSVFLFAFNWGVMGVAVATVISRVVNLIIVAGMGAVLIKAKQSPERITSRKIFAQIVKIGFPSAFETALYNIAMTFIVRFMNQMDVDGMNVTARSYAIQIANFSYCVGAALAQANAIMTGWRIGAKEFEECNRGTRKAAIYGIITATCFSVTFAFTGHFIVHIFTDDIQMINLVVKLLIVDIFLELGRVTNLVYGQALKTSGDAFFPVILGAIFMYLFAVGGAYFLGIHMGLLAVGAYIAMAGDECARAVGMVLRWKSGKWKSKGLVEV
- a CDS encoding AraC family transcriptional regulator, whose protein sequence is MYFELKENKPHGTKDDPFSTYHIKNEGRSFQIPVHWHDELEIIYVKSGFLTVSISGENYIGTPGDAFVVSPGNLHFMGSQTGTVDYFTFLFPLKYISFCINDMLDDKLLEPLKNGHLMIRPRVKDTAKELCEQLVEIYMAKNKKTESPITAQIKTKIILLQFILEMWEKGFVIENDKSGRNTVEKEMISYIQQNFMEKISLKEFSEQFHLSEKYISRYFKEHFHITLSQYITHLRLEHAKQLLQDTDIPVTEIAMQSGYQNVSYFIRSFKKTYGVSPLKYRKK
- a CDS encoding virulence-associated E family protein; translation: MDTMEPAQTPAEIRETLEGTQKGGVKNSIRNCLTVFQRDPLFRGALRLNLLTEQVDIVKPLGWERTSATLTDMDMNYLLLYLEENYGLTSEKKVQSAIKIVANENRYHPVRDYLNSLQWDGTERIRYALHHFLGADTDEYTYEALKLFLMGAIRRVFRPGSKFEVMLCLVGGQGAGKSTFFRLLAGRDEWFSDDLKKLDDENVYRKLQGHWIIEMSEMIATANAKSIEEIKSFLSRQKETYKVPYETHPADRLRQCVFGGTTNRQDFLPRDRTGNRRFLPVTVYPERTEVHILDDEAAARAYIEQMWAEAMTVYRSGKYKLSFSIEMNRYLNAHQQDFMQEDTQAGMIYAYLEDYTGDRVCSKQLYEEALGNLNSPADWETRAICEIMNTGIAGGIIQGWAAYKSPKRYKKYGSQKGWERVNQAPPEGDGFQEITEEEARQMELPF
- a CDS encoding recombinase family protein is translated as MKQPYNTTIYNTALYLRLSRDDELQGESGSIQTQRMMLRQYAAEHGLTVVDEYIDDGWSGTNFERPSFQRMIDDIEDGKINCVVTKDLSRLGRNYILTGQYTEIYFPSKGVRYIAINDNVDTINGESELAPFLNILNEMHARQTSKKVKAAMHTRFANGAHYGAYAPLGYVKDPDKKGHLLIDPETRWIVEKIFDLAVHGRGAASITRILVEEKVPTPGWLNYERYGTFANIYAGAPAEKAYAWTIAQVKSILKEETYIGHSVHNKQSNISFKNKKKVRKPQEEWYRVENTHEAIISEEVFQKVQELIASRRRRQKNGTTQIFSGLVKCADCGWSLAYGVNSQNKNPYAHYHCSKYGQGLRQCSMHYIRYDVLYAYVLARLQYWSMQVQKDEDKLLKRLLNASDRERNSAKKKQAAELKKAAKRKAEVDGLFAKMYEDWSAGRITEYNFNMLSKKYQNEQKELETKIRQLHETMEAAVQTAADAEKWIALMKQYVNPVELTAELLNTLIEKITVHEAVKGEDGSREQEVEIYYRFIGKID
- a CDS encoding CHC2 zinc finger domain-containing protein, which encodes MNVFEAVKQSVTTRQAASFYGIRVGRNGMVCCPFHNDRTPSMKVDSRFYCFGCGASGDVIDFAALLHGLGKREAAVRLAEDFGVSYEKSGNAPPDRKRHNRSQPRQKSAEQRFKETERYCFRVLCDYLRLLEHWKTAYAPQPQDAIWHPLFVEALQRISYTEYLLDILLYGEIEEKAALIAAQGKEVLRLEQRISELAAGNAGSGQKDDGHNGTGADTGRNPGDVRGDAERRREEQHPKLPDGVPA